A stretch of Triticum aestivum cultivar Chinese Spring chromosome 1D, IWGSC CS RefSeq v2.1, whole genome shotgun sequence DNA encodes these proteins:
- the LOC123181836 gene encoding subtilisin-like protease, producing the protein MASFANLLISLFSLTLTLLHAPAPAVCDDLGAGLSPSHRTYIVLLRPPVDAGSEDDHRWWQDSFLPTPLAGSHEPRLIHTYTEVFTGFAVRLTEADLAMVSQRKEFVRAFPDHLWRPSTTHTPKFLGLEKDAGLWRDTNYGEGVIIGVVDTGIYAGHPSFDDSGIPPPPSKWKGSCHGTAAAHCNNKLIGAKFITVNDSGDVIGHGTHTSSTAAGNFVSGASAQGLGRGTAAGTAPRAHLAMYSMCTLRGCDSVDIIAGIDEAIKDGVDVLSLSLAPIYDVEFSADPVAIGALSAVAKGIVVVAAAGNNGPKSFLANSAPWLLTVAAGSVDRSFETVVQLGNGNHINGEAFNQITNSSSKPKSFPLHLNKHCKSLPGRNVAGKIVICHSTGPMNDTGPSINKTDISAIISAGAAGVVLINRKAAGFTTLLEDYGNVVQVTLANGNNITEYVRTTSKASAKVIYKNTVLGVRPSPTVAAFSSRGPGTFSPGVLKPDILAPGLNVIAAWPPLTMLGSGPFHIKSGTSMSTPHVSGVAALVKSCHPDWSAAAIKSAILTTADIMDSTGGPILDEQHQRATAYAMGAGHVNPTKAVDPGLVYDLGITEYAGYICALLGDQDLAFITRDPRLSCKMLPKIPEAQLNYPTITVPLKTRPFTVHRTATNMGPSNSIYTLKMEIPKSLTVRVYPETLVLSKAGQKIRYSLTVSSSDSESSNFMEGSLSWVSVTHVVRSPIVVALL; encoded by the coding sequence ATGGCATCCTTCGCCAACCTCCTGATCTCACTTTTCTCGCTCACCCTCACGCTCCTGCATGCTCCTGCACCTGCGGTATGCGACGACCTAGGTGCAGGCCTCTCTCCAAGCCATCGCACATACATTGTGCTGCTGAGGCCACCCGTCGACGCCGGCAGCGAGGACGACCACCGCTGGTGGCAGGATTCTTTCCTGCCAACGCCTCTCGCCGGCTCCCATGAGCCACGCCTCATCCATACCTACACCGAGGTCTTCACGGGGTTTGCCGTGAGGCTCACCGAAGCCGACCTCGCCATGGTGTCCCAGAGGAAAGAGTTTGTGCGGGCGTTTCCAGACCATCTCTGGCGCCCCAGCACTACTCACACTCCCAAGTTTCTCGGACTGGAGAAAGATGCCGGGCTGTGGAGGGACACCAACTATGGCGAAGGAGTCATAATCGGTGTAGTCGACACCGGCATCTATGCGGGGCATCCTTCCTTTGATGACAGTGGCATCCCGCCACCTCCATCAAAGTGGAAGGGTTCATGCCATGGTACTGCTGCTGCCCATTGCAATAACAAATTGATTGGTGCCAAGTTCATCACCGTCAATGACTCTGGAGATGTCATAGGGCATGGGACACATACCTCGTCCACGGCTGCTGGGAACTTTGTCAGTGGTGCCTCGGCACAGGGTCTCGGCAGGGGCACAGCAGCCGGGACTGCTCCACGTGCACATCTGGCCATGTACAGCATGTGTACGCTTCGTGGGTGTGACTCCGTTGACATCATTGCGGGGATAGACGAAGCTATCAAGGATGGGGTTGATGTGCTCtcactctcccttgcccctatttATGATGTTGAGTTCAGTGCAGACCCGGTAGCCATTGGTGCACTCAGTGCAGTAGCAAAGGGCATCGTTGTTGTGGCTGCAGCTGGGAATAATGGACCCAAATCGTTTCTTGCAAATTCTGCACCATGGTTGCTCACAGTTGCAGCTGGCTCAGTGGACCGAAGCTTCGAGACTGTTGTGCAGCTTGGGAACGGCAATCACATCAATGGAGAGGCTTTTAACCAGATTACAAACTCAAGCTCCAAGCCCAAATCTTTTCCTCTGCATTTGAACAAGCATTGCAAGTCATTGCCTGGAAGAAATGTGGCCGGCAAAATTGTGATTTGCCATAGCACAGGACCAATGAATGACACTGGGCCATCAATCAACAAGACCGACATCAGTGCCATCATTAGTGCCGGGGCGGCTGGTGTAGTGCTAATAAACAGGAAAGCTGCCGGTTTCACCACCCTTCTCGAGGACTATGGCAATGTGGTGCAGGTGACTCTGGCTAATGGCAACAATATCACAGAGTATGTGAGGACGACAAGCAAAGCCAGTGCCAAAGTCATATACAAGAACACTGTGCTTGGCGTCCGTCCATCTCCCACGGTCGCGGCATTCTCATCCCGCGGTCCCGGCACGTTCAGCCCCGGTGTGCTAAAGCCAGATATATTGGCACCTGGGCTCAACGTCATTGCTGCATGGCCACCACTCACCATGCTTGGATCTGGGCCATTCCACATTAAATCAGGGACGTCCATGTCGACTCCACATGTCAGTGGTGTCGCTGCGCTTGTCAAGAGCTGCCATCCTGACTGGTCTGCTGCTGCTATCAAGTCAGCCATCCTCACCACTGCTGACATCATGGACAGCACAGGTGGCCCGATCTTGGACGAGCAGCATCAGAGGGCAACCGCGTACGCCATGGGTGCTGGCCATGTCAACCCTACAAAAGCAGTTGATCCAGGCCTTGTGTATGACCTTGGCATTACTGAATATGCCGGCTACATATGTGCTCTACTTGGTGATCAGGACTTGGCATTCATTACGCGTGACCCGAGGTTGTCCTGCAAAATGCTTCCCAAGATACCTGAAGCACAACTCAACTACCCTACCATAACGGTGCCACTCAAGACAAGGCCGTTCACAGTGCACAGAACTGCGACAAACATGGGCCCATCAAATTCCATATACACACTGAAGATGGAGATTCCCAAATCTCTTACAGTGCGAGTCTACCCAGAGACGCTGGTGTTATCCAAGGCTGGACAAAAGATTAGATATAGTCTGACGGTGAGCAGCTCTGACAGTGAGAGCTCAAACTTCATGGAGGGAAGTTTGAGCTGGGTCTCAGTGACCCATGTTGTGCGCAGTCCGATCGTTGTCGCACTTTTGTAA
- the LOC123181839 gene encoding NADH:quinone reductase isoform X1 encodes MGWKGILGFDYGVVQAPLGPDISGPELAAAVANAGAIGLLRLPDWPAPDHVRELIRRTRSLTERPFGAAIVLAFPHEENLRVVLEEKLAVLQVYWGEFPKERVDEAHRAGVKVLHQVGNLEEAAKAKEAGVDGIIVQGREAGGHVIGQEGLLPLLPRVVDLVSDSTVSVIAAGGIVDGRGYAAALALGAHGVCLGTRFVATEESFAHPLYKKKLIEMNCTDYTTVFGRARWPGAPQRVLKTPFYVEWKNLPDHETEENQPIIGHSIIHGVHKDIHRFAGTVPNATTTGDIDSMAMYAGQGVGLITGIVPAREVVERLVAEAQRVIGTKLSGFPKSSE; translated from the exons ATGGGGTGGAAGGGCATCCTGGGGTTCGACTACGGCGTCGTGCAGGCACCGCTCGGCCCCGACATCTCCGgaccggagctcgccgccgccgtcgccaacgCTGGCGCCATAGGCCTCCTCCGCCTTCCTGACTGG CCGGCGCCGGACCACGTGAGGGAGCTGATACGGAGGACCAGGAGCCTGACCGAGAGGCCGTTCGGGGCGGCCATAGTGCTGGCCTTCCCGCACGAGGAGAATCTGAGGGTCGTGCTGGAGGAGAAGCTCGCCGTGCTGCAAGTGTACTGGGGCGAGTTCCCCAAGGAGCGGGTCGACGAGGCCCACCGTGCCGGCGTCAAGGTCTTGCATCAG GTTGGTAACCTTGAGGAGGCAGCAAAAGCTAAGGAAGCTGGTGTAGATGGAATCATCGTTCAAGGCCGTGAAGCAGGGGGGCATGTGATTGGTCAA GAGGGTCTGCTACCGTTGCTGCCGAGAGTAGTGGATCTAGTTTCAGATAGTACTGTTTCGGTTATCGCCGCTGGTGGAATCGTAGATGGCCGTGGCTATGCTGCTGCATTGGCACTTGGTGCTCATGGTGTTTGCTTAGGAACTAG GTTTGTAGCCACCGAGGAAAGCTTTGCGCATCCGCTGTATAAGAAAAAGCTAATTGAGATGAATTGCACGGACTATACAACTGTGTTCGGGCGTGCTAGATGGCCTGGTGCTCCACAACGTGTCCTGAAGACACCTTTCTATGTCGAGTGGAAGAATCTTCCAGATCACGAAACAGAGGAAAATCAACCTATTATAGGTCATTCTATCATCCATGGTGTG CACAAGGATATCCATCGGTTTGCTGGTACTGTTCCTAATGCGACAACAACAGGCGATATCGATAGCATGGCCATGTATGCTGGCCAGGGTGTTGGGCTAATCACGGGGATTGTACCAGCAAGGGAAGTTGTTGAGAGGCTAGTTGCCGAAGCACAGCGCGTCATTGGGACAAAGCTTTCTGGTTTCCCCAAATCATCAGAGTAG
- the LOC123181839 gene encoding nitronate monooxygenase isoform X2 — MGWKGILGFDYGVVQAPLGPDISGPELAAAVANAGAIGLLRLPDWPAPDHVRELIRRTRSLTERPFGAAIVLAFPHEENLRVVLEEKLAVLQVYWGEFPKERVDEAHRAGVKVLHQVGNLEEAAKAKEAGVDGIIVQGREAGGHVIGQEGLLPLLPRVVDLVSDSTVSVIAAGGIVDGRGYAAALALGAHGVCLGTRGLFGWCPGSPCQSWADQKIGDQIARPGFANNLAWNQKEGVRASWACQKIGSNPNRQPRPSQRQYFGLVVEGSDPNGP, encoded by the exons ATGGGGTGGAAGGGCATCCTGGGGTTCGACTACGGCGTCGTGCAGGCACCGCTCGGCCCCGACATCTCCGgaccggagctcgccgccgccgtcgccaacgCTGGCGCCATAGGCCTCCTCCGCCTTCCTGACTGG CCGGCGCCGGACCACGTGAGGGAGCTGATACGGAGGACCAGGAGCCTGACCGAGAGGCCGTTCGGGGCGGCCATAGTGCTGGCCTTCCCGCACGAGGAGAATCTGAGGGTCGTGCTGGAGGAGAAGCTCGCCGTGCTGCAAGTGTACTGGGGCGAGTTCCCCAAGGAGCGGGTCGACGAGGCCCACCGTGCCGGCGTCAAGGTCTTGCATCAG GTTGGTAACCTTGAGGAGGCAGCAAAAGCTAAGGAAGCTGGTGTAGATGGAATCATCGTTCAAGGCCGTGAAGCAGGGGGGCATGTGATTGGTCAA GAGGGTCTGCTACCGTTGCTGCCGAGAGTAGTGGATCTAGTTTCAGATAGTACTGTTTCGGTTATCGCCGCTGGTGGAATCGTAGATGGCCGTGGCTATGCTGCTGCATTGGCACTTGGTGCTCATGGTGTTTGCTTAGGAACTAGGGGGCTGTTTGGTTGGTGCCCAGGTTCGCCCTGCCAATCATGGGCTGACCAAAAAATTGGCGACCAAATCGCGCGCCCTGGTTTCGCCAACAATTTGGCGTGGAATCAGAAGGAGGGAGTGCGGGCGAGCTGGGCATGCCAAAAAATCGGAAGTAATCCAAACAGACAGCCACGTCCCAGTCAACGCCAATATTTTGGCTTGGTAGTTGAAGGCAGCGATCCAAACGGCCCCTAG